The genomic interval ACCCCGCGGGTACGGCCAGGGTCTCCCGGGACAGCACAGCCGGGCCCTGTGGGGCGGGTGAAGCTGCGTAAGGTGGAGAGTGGGGAGTGCTGGGAGGTGGTGCGGGAGCGGCACTGGCAGCCCCCAACCGCCCTGCCAGTGAGCGAGGTGGGGGTGGTGGAACCACGGCCTCCACGAGATGTGGGGGTACCAGGGCGAGTAGGCAGGCGCTCACCCCCCAGAAAGAAGCAGGGCCAGGCGCTCCCTGTACCCCATCAGGcctgcaggcaggcagtgcTCCCGGGGGTCCCCCCTGATGACCCccaagaggaggaggtggacgTGGGGACAGCGGAGCTGTGCCTGCCCCCCAGCACCTTCTGCGTTTGGCCGTGCCCCTCCTCTGAGTCAGACCAGGAGGTGGATGTCCTTGCCTAGGGGAGGGGTTGCACCCCCCAGACAGTGCCGGCAGAGCTGCCCCACCCCACGAGTAGGGGCTGTCTCAGCCCCTCCGTCTGTGTGGCATCAAAATAAAGTGCTGGAGTCGGTGTTGCTGCACCGTGGGGCTGCCGAGCTTtactggggaagagaaggggggTGATGCGGGGAATGCAGGGGGGGAGCCAGGGGGACTGGACACGGTGGAGCTGTAACATTGGAGACGGGACTGAGGCTGGCTGGTGCCCCCCACTTCATCTCGCCTCTTCATTGATGCTCGCGCCATGGGTGCTGGTCCCGAcctggctgcaggagagggTGGGTGGTGTGTGGTCCTGGTCATTGTTCCTGTCCCATCTCTGTCCCCCTTCTGTCCCCGTCTCTGCTCACCTGGTCTCCCCTCTACGCCAAGCTACTCTTCAGGGCTTCCACCACGGCCTCTGGCTGAGGGAACTTCAGCTTGCGGGGAGGCCCCTTCGCGATGCCGCTCCACAGCTCCACAGCTGGGCATAAAGGGCCAGGAGTCAGAGGCGGTGGGAagcccttccctcctccccccccaacccGCCGCCTCCCGGCCCCACACTCACTGCTGCCGTCCTCCTTCACCAGCGACACTTCGAAGCTGTTCCTGCGCGGCGGGCGGGGGTTGATGTCCACGGGGAGGTGGGACAGGGCCCCCTGCAGGGCCTCGCTCACCGCCGCCGCATTCCGTCCAAACACCCGTCAGCTCTTGCTAGGGGGACACAAGGGGGGTTAGCACCAGGGGTGCCCGCACGGGGGCAACCCAGGACCCCCCCCCGAACGGTGCAGGCTCACCAGTGCTCGATGACGACGCGGGGGCCGCTGACCTCCGGGCTGGCTTCTCCCTGGGCTCGGGTCCGCTTCTGTGGGGTC from Heliangelus exortis chromosome 18, bHelExo1.hap1, whole genome shotgun sequence carries:
- the SELENOH gene encoding selenoprotein H; the protein is MASRRRKRGPPQPPADEAPEQAGTPQKRTRAQGEASPEVSGPRVVIEHCKSURVFGRNAAAVSEALQGALSHLPVDINPRPPRRNSFEVSLVKEDGSTVELWSGIAKGPPRKLKFPQPEAVVEALKSSLA
- the BTBD18 gene encoding BTB/POZ domain-containing protein 18 isoform X2 → MEQLGRELPPRGGRVVLELGELKIGVLRKLVRFLYTAELEATREEVQEVLAAARRLRVTELESLQLRGGRLVRPGPPRQLDRSCLQAPRQGFARAVGSKAEPGSASIPPRSTDVPFGTTSITPRVRPGSPGTAQPGPVGRVKLRKVESGECWEVVRERHWQPPTALPVSEVGVVEPRPPRDVGVPGRVGRRSPPRKKQGQALPVPHQACRQAVLPGVPPDDPQEEEVDVGTAELCLPPSTFCVWPCPSSESDQEVDVLA